DNA from Balaenoptera musculus isolate JJ_BM4_2016_0621 chromosome 4, mBalMus1.pri.v3, whole genome shotgun sequence:
aagattattCTCAATAACTTCTCTATAAAAATAAGTTTGATGGTTTAGCCCATCTAACTTTACTACTTTGAGTATGAACTTTTAATATGCAGTCAGGCTTATTCTACCTTCTCTCAACATGACACCAAAAGAATCAAAGCAGCTAGTGAGGTGCTAACATGTGAGGATTAATCCAGTGATTCCGGTCACAATGCATTCCAGGAGGAGGTACCCATGTTACTGGAATTGGGCGATATGGTTTATTCTTCCTTCCCTGATTTGGATAACCAAATGGAACAGGAGGAGGGTAGTGACTTTGATGACCATTCCCTCGGTACATTCCTGGTTTTTTTCTGGGTAAAGGGTGCCACATTGGAAGAGGCGGGAATATCAGCTCTGAAATctgtaaagaagagaaaacagtaagttaataaaaagaaaaaattagtcaTGTGTTATATAAAAAGTAGGTGACCTTCCAGATTactcattaaagaaaaacaaaatcactcACCCACAACCCTAAGAGTAGGTCTAAGGCACATTCCTACAATCAAGTCTAAATATGTTAAAAACCTCAAATATAACAGGTGATCAATCAGCATTTTTTTACTAAATGAGTGAAAATGAATAACCTCAAACACAGCACTCTAAAGCAACCGGATATTTTCTGGCTATTTCAaccaaagaagatgaaaacacGGAATGAATAGAAGCTTGTAAGGACACATCATGTTTTAGACCACTGGTTTCCACAGCTGGCTAAAGAGTCACCTAAGAAGCTTTTAAACACAAAATGTTCATGCCCCAGCCCTGGTCTACTGAACAATATTAACAAAACTTTAGGAAGAAAGGCCAAGTATTTTGATGACACTGCCGGTGATTCTAATGTAGCCAGTTtagcattttggaaaacagtcttaGATTATCCCATAAGTCAAGTGGGACATCAAGTTCACATCATTCAAAATGTTATCAGCAGTTTCAGACCCCTCTGCTCAGAATGCCACACCCTGTGACTATGAGTTTCAGAGTTCTCTGATTTCTAATCTGCTCTTCCTAGcataggcatttaaaaatttatattctgtatAACAGCACTGCATTCATGatagaaaattcaaaaggtacaaaattgtACACAGTGGAAAAAAGTCTCTCTTCTTTATGTGATTACCAGCTACCCTCTCAGAGGCAACTGACAGTAATCAATTGTTTGATTATCTTTAGAGATATTCTATGAATATACTTGTGTATACAgctatatacacatttataaaaactCACAAAATTCTGTATTCTGCTTTTTGCACTTGATAAATACATCTCAGAGACATTCATCTAAGTACATAACgactttttttgtcattttacagCTAGACAGTAATGCAATGACTATGCCATAACTAAATTAACTGGTGTCTTGTTGATAGTACATTTAGGCTGCTTTCAGtcttttaatatcaaaaaaacaatgcacaaaagcaaacaaaacaatgcAACAGTGAATAACCTTAGCACAGTTAATTCTTGGTTATCTACAATAATGGGGAAATAAAGAATTTAGAGTTCAAATAATTGACCTATACTACAAACCAGTAgcaaaatggaatgttttcatttctttctacatTGGGGTGTTGATAAGCTTTTAAAACTGTCAGAAAGCAGACACAATCCCacaggcaaccactgttctgatttttatcacCAGACTGAGTTTTCCCTGTTtgtgaacttcatataaatggaatcatgtggcatgtattcttttgtatctggcaatttttttttttttggccacaccgcctggcttgtgggatcttagttccccaatcagggatcaaacccgcaccctcCGCAGTGGAATAGggaagtcctaatcactggaccgccagggaattccccagcaaAATTCTTTTGCTCAATCAGATGTTTTTTAGGTCCTTCCGTATTGTGTCTATTAttaggtttttctgttttattgctaTTATCCTACTGGGTGAATGAATACACAATTTCCTCCCATTCACTTGTTAATGGGTATTTgggtggttttcctttttttttttttttttaaacaattatgaaaaaagctgttataaacattctgATATGAGGCTTTgtagatatttgtttttttcatttctcttgttaaatacttaggagtggaactGTTGGGTTATAGGGCAGATGCATATTTAACTTTGTAAacgccagttttccaaagtggttataccattttacactcctatCAACAGTTTATGAATCCAGctgcttcacatccttgccaacatttggtattgtcagacgttttaattttagccattctggaaGTAGTGTTTCACTGtggtttaaatttgaattttcctgatgacaaataaggttgagcacctttttcatttgcttactGGTCACTTATATAACTTCTTTTGTACAGTGTTTATTCTCATCTTTTGCCCACTGTTTTTAATTGGATCATGTCTTTTATTAGTGATTTATAggagtgatttttaaagtatattctggAAACAAGTCCTTTGACAAATATATGTATTGAGAATATTTTGTCCCAGTCTATGCTTTTGCCCATTCGTTTTCttaatggtttctttttatttatttatttttatttattatttggctgcgttgcgtctttgttgctgcgcgtgggctttctctagttgcagcgagcaggggctactctgttgcagtgcgcgggcttctcattgcggtggcttctcttgttgcagagcacgggatctaggcacaagggcttcagtagctgtggcttgcgggctctagagcgaaggctcagtagttgtggcacatggacttagtggctccacggcatgtgggatcttcccagaccaaggattgaacccgtgtcccctgcattggcaggtggattcttaaccaccacgccaccagggaagtccctcaaattaGTTTTCTAATGTATGGTATCAGGTAGCAGTtaggttcacttttttttttttttaatatatagattatccaattgttccagtacTAGTTCTTGTAGACTTTCCCTACTGAATTGCTTTggcacttttattttaaaaaaaacaaaaacaaaattgtacATACATGGGTCTACTTCTGGACTCTATCTGttacaataatatatttatatatctttaaatcATTATCACACTATCTTGATAAACATAATGACTTAATATTAGCGTGAGATCTATGACTTGATTctcctttctttaaattttatctagAAAAAGCattttgggattttgattgataGCAAGTTGaaactatagatcaatttggggagaaataaataacataatctTCATTCTTAATTAGTAGAGACTTATCTCTGGAGGTTCCTTTCAGAAAACAGACCCCCCTCAGAGAACAAAGACCCCAAGCTCAGAATTATTTTGCCCATACTTTGATAACCTCTTTTTTAAGGCTCTTGGTAATGCCAGGTTCAAGATGGAAAAATGGATAggttaaaaaaacattaaagtggggcttccctggtggcgcagtggttgagagtctgcctgacaatgcaggggacacgggttcgagccctggtctgggaggatcccacatgccgcggagcgactgggcccgtgagccacaactactgagcctgcgtgtctggagcctgtgctccacaacgggagaggccgtgatagtgagaggcccgtgcaccgcgatgaagagtggctcccatttgccgcaactggagaaagccttcgcacagaaacgaggacccaacacagccataaataaataaattaattaattaattaaacaaaacaaaacaaaacaaaaaaaacattaaagtGGACCATCTGCACCAGCTTTCTACACAATGATTTTAAGAGCTATGCTTCTCATTCATGAAATGTTTTGTGATTACAATGTCAaggagaaatgttttattttaaaagcacataaaGGACAGTTCAATTTCTATGCCTTTCTGTTATAATTTTATCCTAATAGTCTTTCAACATATgggaaaacaaatacaatttaattttaaaagaaaatctaaaaattaaaggTCAATTTACTTGAAAAAATTAGCAGCAATCAGTTCAATTTGGAATTTACATTCTTACTTTGCTCCGTAACAAATAAAATTCTTGAGGTAAAATTAGCGCACATCTGAATGAATTCCAGGCAATTTAACAATGGTAATCTGTAGTATGTAATACAtcatacagaggaaaaaaatgtccaaaatatttATGGCAATGGTGTTAAAAATGATCCCTGAATTACAAATATTATGTTTACTTATGTATATAGGGAATCTCTTGGGAAGAATACAAAATAACTGGTAATGAAAACCTCCATACAAGGGCACAAGACTGGTCATTGTGGGAAGAGGAGGACGTGTCActattatactatttttttttaaattaattaattaattaattaatttatggctgtgttgggtctttgttgctgtgtgggctttctctagttgcggtgagtgagggctactctcattgtggtgcgcgggcttgtcattgtggtggcttctcttgctgcggagcatgggctctaggtgcgcaggcttcagtagttgtggcacgtgggctcagtagctgtggcttgtgggctctagagtgtaggctcagtagttgtggcacatgggcttagctgctccgcggcacgtgggatcttcctggaccagggctcaaccccgtgtcctctgcattggcaggtggattcttaaccactgtgctaccagggaagcccctatactcTTTCATACTGtttcaagtttttgttttggtttgtatttttttaaaagcaggtgcATATGTTATaatagacacatacacatataccccTAAGAATGTGATAATCTTCAGAACTAATCTTCCTCTCAAGCCTAGGAAGGAtaattcaacaatttaaaaaaaaattaagaactcaaaAATTAAGTTATACTGAAAGGATGttcattatataaatgtatccTGGATTTAAAGGTTCAGTTTCTCATACTCATGATACTCTGATTTCTTACTCATTAAGGTCTAAATTCTCATTTTAGTCCAAATCAAACCCTACCAGAAACCTGGTATGTTTAATTATGTCTAATTAAggccaaattaataaaaataggtatatttaaaaatatactcaaaattagaaaaactacACGTACAGAATAAGGCTCAACTCAAAggacttctttaaatttttgtattaGTAGCTATATGACTCTTTAAATGTTAAAGCAAagaaagattgttttggcttgagtgaaaaattaaagaataatttagTGAGGTTTCTCTTTAATCATAGAAAGGGAAAGAACATGAAAGTTAGGTACAAATTGGAAGTGTTAAAGGCTGCAAAAAAATGAGTGGCTATTTTTGAATgcaataaggatttttaaaacattaggaATGTTTTAGCACCAtgatttttcctattgtttttacAATGTATTCATCGCACTTATTTAGTAAAGCAGACCTTTGATAAAATGACTCAGGATGCCTATTTCGTCTCAGAGGAAGCAGCTTCCCCTTAGCGTGGGAAGGCAAGAACCGTGATCCAGAATTTCAGCTCAGAAACTTTGGGCAATATAAGCAGGACTACCTAGAATGCCCTTGCAAGCCTTGCTCATGACCTTCAATATGGAGCCACTTCATGGTTACCTGGTACACGGGGCTGGGGGTCGCAGCCACTGAATTGGGTTTCACTTCTACTTCCTtacttgtttcttcatctgaagaaGAGGACCCTGAATGATAATCAGAGGTAACCTTATCAAGGGCCCTGGTCACTTTCTTGGAAATCTCATCCTTGttctcttcctcattttcaaaGCTGGCAACAATGAATGCATTGTTTTTCTCTCCATACCtaagaataaaaaaaccaaaaaacgtaCACACCTTGAAGTCACATCAACAAAGCAAGAAATGTCCATAAAAACAATTGAACAGGTCTGGACATGCCATCAGTCCCAGGCAAAGAAGGAACCCTCCCAGAACTTGATTCTACATCTATAGTATCCTAACGAAGCTTCATGCCAACAGGCAGGCCACAATTTTCTACTTCTAGTCTATTAAAGTACAAATACAAAGTGACCTCATtctcttttccaattttcttttctactgCCTCCTGACAAAAATAGTTGTTTACGATATCAAAGAGAAACTCACTGTTTTGATTACATTTTTGTATGTACCATTGAAACTGGCCATACAGAACTTTCTAACAAATTTTTAACTGACCCTTATAACGTAGATCCTAGTAATTCAAGTCAAAACTCAACCAGACATCTCCTGTGGGATTTACTTTTACCAcgattaaataaaaaagaggccTGTGTTTCTTATATCCACACTGACAAAAATGAGAACTGAGGCAACTGTTgaagttaaagggaaaaaaaaaaactactgttgaggaaaataaaaggattttgcTTGAATTATACTGCTGATTTCATAGAGATTCCTATGATAAATGCTTACCcctcatcttaatttttttaaattaagcaaacGTTAtccttccaaaacatttttaaagctttgatctaagaaaaataattgtcAGAACATGTAACTTTGGCTGTTGGGtactagaaaaaaggaaaataaattctgcAATGAGGAAAAATAGCACAACACACAGTAAAACTAGGAGTTTTCATTGAGAGGACAGAGGAGAAACCCACAAATCCATTCACATAGATTGCACAACATAAACACTATGAAACAATTTCTAGGAAGTGTTAGGACAAAGGAAATGAATTGTTAAGCAGTCTTACACAGCATGTAATTAAAGTTAAACAAAGTGATTCTaagcttaaaaaatataaaaacatcaaCAGAAAATAGGGTTAATTGACTATGATGTCAGTTAATTTCATTCATGATAATTCTTGTCTCAAATTATTTCTGAATCAGGATGATATCTACAATTAAGTAAAAGGCCTAACTGCAACAAAGCCTTTGAAAGTTTAAATGGCAATCAAGTAGTCTCACAGGTGAGTTCTATTTCTTTCAACTGTGGTATCTTCCGACCTCATAGGCTAGATGGGGCCATAAATGCAATCTAAATATGGtacataatttccttttctattctttttcagtctCTCTCATAAAAGGAGTTACTGCAGGATGGTGGAAAGAGCACTAGACTTGTTTCTGGTTCTGTTCTGTCATTAACTAGCTCTGTTACCAGgtgcaagttatttaatctctccgGGCCTTAGTTTCCTATCTGCAGAATGAGGAAGCTGAAGATAGCTGGATAGTGGTTAGTCTTCAGCTGGTGATTCTTCTTAGCAGAAGATGCCTGAACAGTGGGAAGGGTTCTTCACAACACAGAATTCATTAAGTATAATTTCAAGATTACTTAGCCTTGGGTTGTAGCAGTGGAAATCTACCCCTTGGTCCTTTCCAGGTTTAAAGATGCAACAAATTTCAATACAATCAAAGGTTAATTCATATATTAATGCCAGCAGTATTAATAATGGGCTTAGGCCTACATTCAGTATTGCCCATTAATGGAGTAGTCAAAATTCAAGCAAAACAGAAAGGCaagaaatttgagaaaaatcCCTGCCTCTGTAGAAACAGAAACCTAATCCAAGGGCAGACATCTAATGATTGAAGGATCAGCTTTATTAACTCAGGTTTCTTCGACACTCAAGCTCAGTTAGGTTCTACAATTTTCCCGTGGTAGTATTTTGCTATGAGGGCTCTCTTCAGGGTAAGTGAAGCTGCTTACTATATTACTGTAACATTAGAATGTGCAGTTAATTCCTCAGAATTCATAATGGAcaacttttaaattttccaattttcaatGACACACTGCTAAAACATTCAGGCCTACTGAGTTAATTTGAAACAAATCAATAGTATCTATTGCTCTTtatcaggaaaagaaaggattatcgaaattacaaacaaacaaaaaatgaagtgTAGAATATTGAGTAGATAATAAAGCTGCCAGCTACTTGCAGGCCTTCTCCTTATAGGATCTGTTGTCTATTTAGTATCTTCTCAAATATTTCACTCAGTGAAATATTTCTAACTATATAACACTTTGCACTCTTCCAATATTTATCCTGATGGAATAACTCTATGAAGAATGTTCTCTTTGAgtgcatttcaattttttttcataaccTTAGTCTTTAGTATACCAatgagttattatttttaatgactcaaatatttattcaattatataaCTGCTATATCAGctttaattttcagaatatttCCAGTTTTGGTCCAAAGGCACTAATATCTCAGTCTCCTCTATTAATTTATAGCAATCACCTCTACCCAGTCACTAACAGGTCTttctttctgggatttctatcatCACTGAATGAGCACTCATATTCTGAAGATATCAATAATTTCTATTAACTGTGAAAAACCTCACATCATAGCCAATTTGGGGCAAAATTTTGATCATATATAAAAGAATTAGAAGGCTACTGAATGCAAAGATTTTCTTACATTAACAAGATTAAAGCACAGTAATTTTTTATTATCTGGCATCATCAAGAAATGAAGTATCCACTTAAGTAGAATGTCCATGTAACTAAAGCTTTTATCTTCAGGTGCCAAGATGTAGTTTAagcatttcaaataaatatgtccaaaatgtttatataattagCCAACTTCTTAAACATCCTTGGATATGGAAACTTTTCCCTAATGATTTAAGATCATTGTATTAAGTATTCATTATTTGATGGTGTGATAATACATTTGGGTCAAcgcttttgcttttttgttccTGCCTCTATGTCAGACTATTACTTTTGTTTGTAGCTTTATGACAACAGTATCCTGGGGGATCGGTTCCAGGAccatccctgcctccccccaaggccaaaatctgtggatgcccAAGTACCTTAAATAAAATGGCATGGTATTTGCATACAACCTATGCACACCCTCccatacactttaaatcatctctagattacttatcatatctaatacaatgtaacTGTTATATAAATAGTTGCATGGTATGGCacattcaagttttgctttttgcaacttctttttccccccctcaaatatttttgaactaaAGTTGGTTGAATGCATGGATGTGGAACCCTCAGATACAGAAGGCCAACTGTACTAGGAACAATCCCCTTTCAAATGCCACGTAATTTTTTATGAGCTGAAAAACTACACAACTAACTTAAAAGAACTGTGTGTTAAGTAAGAGTAAATCATGATCACAGTGTGGGCCtcataaaaagtaaacatttcaaTATAATAACTTTGTGATAGCTATTTCTTGTATAATGAGGTCTTCTGCACGGATTCAGTGGACCAAGTCTACAAAACAAAGTCTGATCCTGGCCTACGGTAAGTGCTTAATTAGTCCCAGACTGTAAAAATGTTTGACCTTCTTAGACCAAAAATTGAGGTATCTTGCTCTTCCTTTTTCTGAGAAATAAGTATTGGAGAATCTACTACCTACACCCGGTTTCCCAAAGCAATAAGCTTATATAAGCCACCAGCTTATATCAAGCAGCTCCAGGGTGGTCCAGAAAATTGTTGCAGGATTACCACTCATTTTTTCCAACATGTCTTCACCACCACTTTCATTGCTGGAGATCAGGTCATAGGCTATGACCACCTTTGGAACATATTAGGGTTGCATCAAAAAGCACCTCTACTATAATCAATGGGTGAATTGTACCTCTAAACCaaagagaaaaccctaaaggAACAGCTGTAGGAAATCACTCACAGGGGTTCCATGCATCTATTCATCCTGTTCCTCCTGCCTGGAAATGTCCTTCTAACCTTGTCATCTAGTCAACTGCAACTCATCCTTCCCCACTCAGCTCAAGTATCACCTACtctacagtcagccctccatatccatgggttctgcatccatgcattcaaccaaccacagaccaaaaacatttggggaaaaaaaatccagaaagttcctaaaagcaaaacctgaatttttttcaattcaagcaactatttacatggcatttacattgcacttacaactatttacacagcatttacattgcattaggtattataagaaatctagaaatgatttaaagtatatgggaggttatgcataggttatatgcaaatactacactattttatataagggacttgagcatccgagGATATTGcctctgcctgtgtgtgtgtgtgcatgtggccGGGGCAGGGGCATGTTCTGGAACTAATCCCTCACCAATACCAAGGGCTGACTATAGTCTTTCCTGAGGCAGTAACTTTCTCCTTTGTGCCAGCAACTACTGCATTTTGTACATACTTCTATTATAGCACAAATCACACTCTGTTGTAATCtgcttattctttcttctcccttattACACTCTGAACTACCTGAAAGAAGAAtgtcactttcattttttaaaaaccccacaactAAGAATGCCTGGTCCAAAAtgagtattttaatttaatttaatttatttatttatctatttatctatttatttatggctgttgggtctttgttgctgcgcatggactttctctagttgcagggagtaggggctgctcttcgttgtggtctgcgggcttctcttgttgcagagcatgggctctaggcacgcgggcttcagtagttgcagcacttgggctcagcagttgtggctcgcgggctctagactgcaggctcagtagttgtggcgcacgggcttggttgctccgcggcatgtgggatcttcctggaccagggctcaaacccgtgtcccctgccttggcaggccgattcttaaccactgtgccaccagggaagcccacaatgagtatttttagaatgaatgaaGTTCAATTAGATTTCATACCTAACACTCACCTTTTACAATTCTGCTCATTTAGGAGACAAGAAATAATTTccattatgaaaataaaaccatgaaaataTCACTCAGCCACTTAAAAACCAAAAAGGGGGAGGAAGGCAAgagtagaaacaaacaaacagaaatcaacCAAAAGTTAATATCCAGTATTATTTGGGATTAGTGTCTTTCCTAATTTGAAGAGGGGAAAGACAAGGGCACCACCAATGAAAGaagatataattgacctatagGGAGTCTAGGTGTCTAAATTCTACAATAGAGTTCTTGGTAAAGCTCTAAAAAAAACCCCTGCTCTATCAGTTTTTgagtttccttagctgtaaaacAGGAACGTAACCAGTCTTTCACTATCACCTCCAAGAAGAATAGTTTACAAAATTCACAGCTGAGAAAGCCAAACAACCAGCTCCTGGCTATAAAAATACATGCGTAGGCAGTACCTGAGAGAATTTCAAAAAATCAGTTCCAGCATGGTAATCAGTTCAGCCGCCAAACTCAAGAACTCACCGACAGCACACCTCACATGGGTCCACCCATAGAGTGAGTTCCTTTGGCAAGCCCAGGTCACTGTACAAAATGCAGCTGTTCTCACAGGCTTTCAGGACATCAGGATCAACTCTCTGAAACTTATTGACACGAATGCATCTACAACAAAGTGGAGTAATGTTAAtagctttaaataaatataaatcagaaactttgTTATATCTATTGGTATTTACcaacatgaatttaaaaaagtaaaatgaacccTGGCAAAGAACCCAGGAATATCTATCCTAAATAGATAATAAATCTGAACTAAAGGCAAAGAGGCAGCAGCATCATCAAGACTACCCAGCCTGGTGGAAAGAAGAGTCTGTGTGAGCACAGGGAAATCACTAGAACTGGCTCTACTTCATTTCACACAGAAACTACTCAATCTCACACATACATTAAATGAGCAAGCAGTACAAAAGTTGCATGAAATTACTTAGAGCTTTGAAGGTAAAAGTTTTAATAGGCCAAATTCCTATATAACAAAATCTCCAACTCACAAAAGACCTCAACCAATGGTTCAAATAATATTTGGAAATTCTTGTGACAAGTTTTGATCTGTTGTTACCTTGCTTAAGAAGGGTATCCTTTGCCTTACCTATAATTGTTCTCTAAATACCGAATCAGTCAAGGACACAGAACCATTCATAC
Protein-coding regions in this window:
- the BTG3 gene encoding protein BTG3 isoform X2, translated to MKNEIAAVVFFFTRLVRKHDKLKKEAVERFAEKLTLILQEKYKNHWYPEKPSKGQAYRYGEKNNAFIVASFENEEENKDEISKKVTRALDKVTSDYHSGSSSSDEETSKEVEVKPNSVAATPSPVYQISELIFPPLPMWHPLPRKKPGMYRGNGHQSHYPPPVPFGYPNQGRKNKPYRPIPVTWVPPPGMHCDRNHWINPHMLAPH
- the BTG3 gene encoding protein BTG3 isoform X1 encodes the protein MKNEIAAVVFFFTRLVRKHDKLKKEAVERFAEKLTLILQEKYKNHWYPEKPSKGQAYRCIRVNKFQRVDPDVLKACENSCILYSDLGLPKELTLWVDPCEVCCRYGEKNNAFIVASFENEEENKDEISKKVTRALDKVTSDYHSGSSSSDEETSKEVEVKPNSVAATPSPVYQISELIFPPLPMWHPLPRKKPGMYRGNGHQSHYPPPVPFGYPNQGRKNKPYRPIPVTWVPPPGMHCDRNHWINPHMLAPH